Below is a window of Desulfovulcanus ferrireducens DNA.
CAATCTAGATCACTTAAATTTGCTTGATAACTCTATCTTATCTGCTCTTTTGGTTAAATTTAAACCGGACACTAGTGACTTTACATTTTGAGCAGTAGAATTGTGGAGATTGAAATGATATATTACCAAAGGTAGTAGAGACGGTTTTCTGAGCTTTTCTTTTAAATCTAGTTTTTTTACCGCATTCTGGACATTTATAGACTGAAAAGTGTGCATCCAACTTAGCCTGGATAATAGCAGATAACATCGCTGGATGACATTGATAAATGTTATTTTCTTTTAACTTTTGTATAACTTGAAACAGACTCATATTTGGAACATCAATCAGATGAAAAATTGTTTCGAATTGTTGGTCTATGCTACCGTAAAAAACTTCTTTTGCTTTGGTCATAGTAATATTTTGTATTAAAGCTTGAGCAACCATGTATTACCTCCTTAACGAAATAACAGAGATAATACATGAAAATTAAATAAATGTTAAATCTTTAACCACAATTTGTTCAAAGAAATCAATATGTTAAATATAAAAAATTAGATGAAAATTTTCGGTGCAGCTATCGGATGCACCCACATTTAACTATCTGTTCAGCCCTCTCCACCAGATACTGTAAATAATGCCAATCAATCTTGACGACAATCACCAGATCAATCACACCATAATCAATGCCTTGCATAATCGCCTATTATATAGGCCGCCTCTACATTTCCCAGTCGGGAATGAATTTCATCTATAATCTTATCAATACCAAAATACTTGCGCACAATAGTGTTTAATTCGGGAAATAAGGGATGCAAGGTGTTGGCTGAATATTTAATGGTGCGACCATTAACTTTCTTCTTCAGCAGTCCTGTTTTTGTTAAACGCTCCAGTTCAACGCGCACACCATTGGAGGACTCGCTAAACTCTGCTGCCAGTTCCCGCAAATAACTGCTTACATGAGGATTTAAAAAAAAATTTAGAAACAAGTTTTAGGCGTGTTTTCGATGTAATAAGAACATCTAACATAAATTCTGAATATTTTTTTTACTCAAAAACTGTCAAGATATTTTTGAACGTCCAACATGGCTTTGGCTTCTAATTTGACTGTCCAAATTTTCCTCCTCTAAAAAAAAACGGCCCTTACGGGCCGCTTAAAGTCATTCAACTGTTATCAGACTCTTTAACCTCTCGCATTTAACCGGACCTATGCCTTTGACCTGCATGATATCTTCTTTTATTCTAAAAGGATATTTCTCCCTGTATTTTATTATCCTCTCAGCGATCACCGGCCCTATACCCGGAAGGCTAATCAACTCCTCTACAGTGGCAGTGTTGATATTCACCGGTTCTCCAGCAAGGGCAAAAGACGGAGCAATGCACAAAGTCCAAACTAGAGCTACAACAAACAAAGCTTTTAGAAAACGAAACATAGGGAACCTCCTTCTGGCCCATGCCCCCCATCGTGGCAGGAGTGCATGAAACATCAAGTTCAAAGTTTATTTATATCAATACGTTGCGTATATTTTATTTACGCTAACGGAGTTATGCTCTGATTTTTTTACATAAGGTGATTCCTTATGTAAAAAAGAGGTTCCCAAACATTAACAAAAACAAGCTTCTAGAACAAGCTGGCAACGATCGAATAATCTTTAAACTGCCAATTCAAATACCTGCCGGTCTCTGTATTCTGCCTGCTTACCCTTGTTCCAAAGGTTAACCGGCCTGTAATAACCCACCACGCGAGTATACACTTCGGTATCCAGACCACATTTCGGGCAGGTAAAATGTTCGCCTTGCAAATAACCGTGTTCCTTACAAACAGAAAATGTCGGGGTAATGGATAAATAAGGTAGTTTAGTCTTGGATAATGCCTTGAGGATAAAGCTCCTTAAGGCACCTGTATCTGTTACAGCCTCACCCAGGAAGGTATGAAAAACAGTGCCGCCAGTATACAAAGGCTGAAGTTTATTCTGGTGTTCCAGAGCAAAAAATACGTCCCTGGTGATGTCCACAGGCAAAGTTGTGGAGTTGGTGTAATAGGGCACACCATTTCCAGAAGTATAGATAGTATTGTAAAGGGCCTTATCAATCTTGGCCAAGCGATAACTTGTTCCTTCCGCAGGGGTTGCTTCAAGATTATATAGATTTCCGGTTTCTTCCTGGAATTTTACAGTCAAGTTACGCAAATGTTCAAGAACCCTCTCCATCAGCCTCATGCCGGCCTCGGTTTCAATACCCTTGCCCAACAGATTCATGCAGGCTTCGTGTCCGCCTACCAAGCCAATAGTACTAAAATGACCTTTAAGGCCATTTTTTAAGTACCTTCTAGAAAAGGGGAAAAGACCTTTTTCCATGTTATCGCAAATGAGCTTGCGTTTAAATTCCAGAGAGTCCTTTGCCAGCTCTGCATATTCAGCGATTAAATCTAAAAAGTCCTCTTCACCCTGAGCCAAAAAAGCCAGCTTAGGCAGGTTCAAGGTGACTACGCCAATAGACCCGGTCAAATCACCCGCCCCAAACAGACCTCCGGTTCTTTTCCTCAGCTCCCTTAAATCCATCTGCAAACGGCAGCACATGGAACGCACATCTTCGGGATTTAAGTCTGAATTGATAAAATTCTGGAAATAAGGCACACCATATTTTGCTGTAAGCTTGAGCAGCAGTTCGCCGACCTCACTTTCCCAAGGGAAATCAGGCGTCACATTATAGGTGGGAATGGGGAAAGAAAAGATGCGCCCATGGTAATCACCTTCCAGCATGACCTCTAAAAAGGCCCTGTTAATCATTTCCATTTCCGGGACAAAATCCCCATAGGTCTCATTTTGCAGCTTCCCACCAATAATCACTGCTTCTTTGGCAATATGTTTAGGTGGAACCAGATCAAATGTTAAATTGGTGAACGGGCTCTGTCCCCCCCATCTGGAAGTGGTGTTCAGGTTAAAGACAAATTTCTGCATGGCCTGCTTAACCTGGTGGTAATCAAGGCCATCATAACGGACAAAGGGGGCGAGATAAGTATCCACATTATTAAAGGCCTGTGCGCCGGCCCATTCATTTTGCAGAGTGCCCAAAAAGTTGACCATCTGCCCCAAAGCAGAATCAAAATGTTTGGCCGGACCGGAAGAACACCGTCCTTCCAGGTTGAACCCTTCCAGGAGAAGGTCACGCAAACTCCATCCGGCACAGTAACCAGCCAGGCCAAAAGACAGGTCATGGATATGAAAATAACCATGTTCATGGGCCAAACGAATCTCTTCCGGATATTTTTCCAAGGCGTACCTGGCCTGCACAGATCCGGACAAATGCAGCATCAGCCCCTGAAAAGAGTGGGCCATGTTGGCATTCTCATTAACCCGCCAATCAGACTTGTTCATGTAGCTGTCAATGGTATCTTTGATATCTAAAAAGGCCTCTTTCTGGCTACGAATCTCCCGTCTCTTTTCCCGGTATAAAATATATTTTTTAGCAGCCTGATACAGCCTGGACTCCATGAGGACCAATTCCACCATATCCTGGACCTGCTCTTGCTCAGGTATGTCCAAATCTGCAAGCTTGTTTTCCACTTTCATGGCCAGTCTTTTGGCCAAAAGAGGATCTTTAATCCCGCTGGCCTTTAAGGCCTTGAAAATAGCCTGGGCGATCCTATCTACAGACCAGGTTTCCAGCCGGCCGTCTCTCTTTTTGATTTGTTTAGGCATAAATATATCTCCTTTCAGATAATTTTGAATGTTGAATTATTTTTTATTCTGTTGTCCAGTCTTTATTATGCTTGTTAAAATTTTCATAATACTCTCAATTTCATCAAACAGGAGCTTTACTTTCGGCTTATCAGGATCAATATAGCCACTATCTTTTAATAAGTTTAGCCAATAATGCGTCTCTCTTGCTTCTTTAGCTGAAATAGACATCTTCGCTAAAAAATCTTTTTTACTAAATCCTACCTGAGCTTCATTAACATTTGCACCAATTGATGTTCCGCATTCTAACAATTGTTTAGACATCACATATTCTCTTTTATCATCTACCAGAAAATTATATAATTCAATAACCATTGAAGCAAATTTATATGTCTTTTAAACTATTATATTATCTTTCACTTCTTTAATTAAACATCCAACATTAATCATTCAACATTAACGAACGTCTGCTCTACCAATTCAAATCCTTTGGGCAGGTAGGTTTGAACTTCATGCATATCATCTTCTGTTAAACTCGGTACCCTGGTACATCGAAAGATAAATCTGTTCGGCCATTTTTTAGCCATATCAAAGATGGCTTCCAGACATTTTTGTGCTTTTTGTGAGCTAACCTTATTTCCAGTCAGCTGGGGATATTTTCCCCAGGGGCCTTTGACATCCACGGCTACCATCCGGACCAAATCCTTTTCCAGGACCAGCTTGACCACATCTGGCCGCAGACCATTGGTATCAAGCTTAACCGGAAGATTAAATACCCTTAAGGTGGTCAGGACTTGTTCAAGCCCCGCCAAGATAGTTGGCTCCCCCCCACTAACCACTAATCCATCCAACCAGGTTTTGTCATGATCTATTCTTTCCAGAACCATCCCCCGGTCCAATTGGGGTAAACTTTGCGGTTCCCAGGCAAGCCTGGCATTATGGCATGTGGGGCAACGCAGATTGCATCCACCAAAAAACAATACCGCGGTCACCTTGCCCGGCCAGTCACATAAACTTAACGGTTCATATCCGCGCAATGCCACCCAGGGCGATACGCAGGAGTTATTCTTATCTGACATTCCGAAAATAAATTTAGGGTACCTTGGTTTAAAATTCAGAATCTTAAGTATTTTGAGGATAAAATAAATATTTCCCCTGCATCCTCGTGCAGAGAAAATCATGACAAGCTCCAGGCAGGTCTTCTGGCTCTTCCCGGTTTTCTGCCGACCTTCCCATCCTTTTTTAAAAAAAGAAGTTCAGAAGTTGAGAAGATTAGGAGATAGGTTTTTATAAACGAAAGTCCCATCTCCTTTTCCGTGTTCTTCAATCTTCCTAACTTCCCAACATCCTATCTGCCTAACTTCTCCTAAGCAGGAATGCAGGACAGTGGTCATGACCTGGAGAAAACCTTCACGGGAATTACAGCGGCGGGACCGCCCCGGACTCTCACCGGAGTTCCCTATTAAGGCCGCGCGGCCACCTGGAGTAAATCATGGCGGCAGAAATTATAATCCCACCAGAGGCAGGATACAAGAAAAAATAAAAAAATAAATAATTCGACTAATTAGAGGGCGAGACTTTTTAAATTAAACCCAAAATCCCTGGTCTGGCGTGACTAAAAACCCGGCTCCAGTCCTGGATTGACAAAGGCTGGTGCTGTTTCATCCGCTTGCACAAAAACCGGAGGGCAATCCCTCACTTCCACTTTTCTGCCCACAATCTTAAGCCTTCCCTGGGCCAGCCACTCAATAGCCTGAGGGTAAATCCGATGCTCCCAATTCAAGATACGCTGCCCGAGGCTCTGGCCATCATCGCTGACATAGGCCGGCACAACAGCCTGGATAATAATCGGACCATTATCCATTTTCTCGTCCACAAAATGCACTGTACACCCGGAAAAACGCACCCCATAATCAGCTGCCTGGGCCTGGACACGCACGCCTGGAAAACTGGGTAAAATTGCAGGATGTATATTTAAAATTTTATTGGGAAAGGCCTGAATGAACGCAGGAGTCAATATCCGCATAAATCCGGCCAGAATTACCGCTTCTGCACCTGCTTCCTTGATAACCCGGACCATGGCCTGATCAAAGTCCTCGCGGGAAGAAAAATTTTGATGCTCGATAACTTCCGTGCGCAAATTATGCTTTTTGGCTCTTGTTAGTCCGTAGGCATCGGGTTTATTGCTGATAACCACCTTGATTTCGGCATGAAGCACTTTCTGTTCTATTTTATCAATTATGGATTGCAGATTCGACCCGCTTCCTGAGATTAAAACAGCTATGGGTAAGGCCATTGATCCTCCTTTTTTGTTTGAGTGGTTAAGTTAATTTATTCTCTTAATAATACAAAACAACTAAACCACTCAACTACTTACCTACTCAACTATTCAACTATAGCTTTCACCAAGCCATCTATAGTAAATTCTTCTGGCTGAATATGGGCATCAAAACCATACTTCTGTAATGTTCTAGCCGTAATAGGACCTATGCAGGCCAATTTTATACCGTTTCCGCCTTCTGCGGCAGATACATAAGGTTTAAGTTTCTCAGCATCGAGGAGACTAAAGAAATTCTCAACAGTAGAAGAACTGGTAAAGGTAATATATTGAATTTTTCCTTCATTAATCTGCTCTAAGAGGACATCAGCGTTAGCGTCGCTTTCCTGGCTTAATACTGTTTCGTAAACAGGTAAAATATCTACCTCTGCCCCGGCACGTCTCAGGTTTTCCGGTAGGACCTCCCGTGCCTTCTTGGCCCTGGGAATGAGCACTTTTTTGCCCTTGATCCCCATTTTTAAAAGCCCTTCCACCACGGATTCCGCCACGTATTTATCAGGAATAAAGTCAGCAAAAATCCCCCTTTCTCTCAAAGCAGAAGCCGTGGCCGGCCCAATTGCTGCCACCTGCGTCAGCCCGAGAGCGCGGGCATCATAGCCCATGCTTCTCAGCTGTTGCCAGAAGAATTTGACCCCATTGACAGAGGTAAAAACAATCCATTGGTAAAAATCCAGATTTGTGATGGCCTCTCTTAAATGAGAGTAATCATCCAGAGGCTTGATCTTGATGGTTGGGAACTCATAACAGCATGCGCCAAGTGCTTCCAGCTTGCTTACCAAGACGCTGGCTTGTTCCCTGGCCCGAGTCACAACCACGCCTTTACCCAAAAGTGGCAGCTTTTCGAACCAATCCAGCTTATCTTTTAATTTAACCACTTCCCCGACCACCAAAAGAGATGGAGGTCTAAACCCCTTCGCTCTGGCCTGGTCAGCTATTTCAGCAATAGTGGACACCAGTGTTCTTTGGCGACAGGTTGTTCCCCAATGGATGAGGCTTGCCGGCATATCCGGACGCATGCCAGCCTGGATAAGGTTGGTACTAATATATTCCAGATTTTTCACGCCCATAAAAAAGACCAGGGTACTTGTTCCAGAGGCCAGGGCCTGCCAATTATGAGCGCTCTCGGGCTTGTCCGGGTCTTCGTGACCAGTGATAAACGATACTGAAGAGGCATACCTTCTATGGGTCAAGGGAATACCAGCATAAGCCGGCGCGGCCACAGCCGAAGTCACCCCCGGAACCACTTCAAAATCAAGACCTGCTTCGATAAGCTCCTCTGCCTCTTCCCCGCCCCGACCAAAAACATAGGGATCGCCGCCTTTGAGCCTGGCCACAACCAGCCCCTTTTTGGCCCTGTCCACCAACAAATCATTAATCTTGTCCTGGGGCAGGGTGTGATCTCCGCCTTTCTTGCCTACATAGATAATTTCTGCATCCTTGCGGCAAAACTTTAAAAACTCCTTATTAGCCAGATAGTCGTAAACAACAACGTCAGCCTTTTCCAAGATATTTTTGGCCTTTATGGTCAAAAGCCCAGGATCGCCAGGCCCTGCTCCCAATAAATAGACTTTAGACATCGCTTAATGTGCCTCCTATTTCAGTCCAGCAAGCCGCTCTCTTAATTTTTCTAGCTTTACTTTTTTTTCCTCAAATTCATTCAGTTTACGCTTTTCTTTGTCCACCACATGAGCTGGGGCCTTGTTCACAAATCCCTCGTTGGACAGTTTGCGGCTGACAAATTCCAGCTCCTTGTTGATTTTCTTTAGTTCCTTATCAAGCCTTGCAAGTTCACTTTCTATATCCACCAGGTCTTTGACCGGCACATAGAGCTCATGCCCCTTAACCACATTAGAAGCTGCACCAGGCGGCGGAGTCAAATCAGGTTCGGCCTGCATCGATTCCAAGCGGGCCAAATGCATAATTAAACTTTTTTGGCCAAGCAAAAAGTCTCTGTCCTCTCCTTCGACGCGTACATAAAGTTTAAGTTTCTGCGAAGGTCCAATACCAAGCTCCGAACGAATGTTTCGCACACTAACTACAACTTGTTGTAAAAACTCCATCCTCTCTACCACATCTGGCTGCAAACATTCCGGCCGACTCTCTGGAAATGGCTCCCGGGCCAAATTTGGATTTTCCTGTCCAGGGATATAGCTCCATACTTCCTGAGTAACAAAAGGAATAATGGGATGTAAAAGAACCAAAATTTCACTTAAAACCTGTTTCAAACAGCCCCTGGCCAGGGATTTGACTTCTTCGTCCTGACCATAGAGCTCTGGCTTGATCATCTCCAGGTACCAGTCACAAAACTCATGCCAGACAAATTGATATAGTACCCCGGCTGCATCGTTAAACCGGTAAGCTTCTAAAGCCTTGCGCACCTCCTCTTTCACTTCTTCAAGGCGATGCAAGATCCATTGGTGAGTCAAGCCACCGCTTTCACTAATTTTGGCCGGCTCAAACTCAATTTTTTCTTCCTCTGTTAAGTGCATCAGCGCAAATCTGGCTGCGTTCCAGATCTTATTGATAAAATGGCGGTAGCCCTCAATGCGCTCTTCGCTCATCTTGATGTCCCGGCCCATGGCAGCAAAGGCAGTCAGTGTAAATCTGAAGGCATCAGTGCCAAATTTATCCATCATGAGCAGCGGATCAATAACATTGCCCTTGGATTTACTCATTTTCTGGCCCTGGGCGTCGCGAACCAGAGCATGAATATAGACATGCCGAAACGGGACATCCTTCATAAAATGCAGGCCCATCATCATCATTCGAGCCACCCAGAAAAATAAGATATCAAATCCTGTGACCAGGACGGAGGTGGGATAAAACTTTTTAAGCTCCTCGGTCTGATCTGGCCAACCCAGGGTGGAAAATGGCCACAAGGCAGAGGAAAACCAGGTATCCAGCACATCTTCATCCTGACTTAATTTGTCACTCTTGCATTCCGGGCAAGCTGTTGGATCTTCTCTGGCCACAATCAAATGCCCGCAGTCTTCGCAGGTCCAGGCCGGAATCCGGTGTCCCCACCAGATCTGCCGGGAGATACACCAATCTCTAATATTATCCAACCATTCAAAATAAGTCTTGGTCCAGTGATCTGGAAAAATTTTGGTTCGGCTATCTACTACAGCCTGTCTGGCTTCCTTGGCCAGCGGACCAATTTTTACAAACCATTGCCTGGAAACATACGGTTCAATAACTGCTCTACAACGATAACAATGGCCCACACTATGTTGCAGATCTTCTTTTTTGACCAGAAAGCCCTGTTCCTCAAGCATCTGAACGACTTTTTTCCGGCACTCAAACCTGTCCAGACCAGCAAACTCAGGACCGGCCTGCTCATTCATCCTGCCTTCATCGTCAATAACCTGAATAACATCCAGATTATGCTTCTTGCCCAGTTCAAAGTCGTTCATGTCATGGGCAGGGGTAATCTTCAGGCAACCTGTGCCAAACTCTCTGTCCACATAACTATCAGCAATAATAGGGATTTTCCTCTGAACCAAAGGCAAGATAACTTCCTTACCAATTAAGTGACTATATCTTTCATCTTCGGGATGCACAGCCACACCAGTGTCGCCGAGCATGGTCTCCGGCCTGGTGGTAGCCACGATTACTTCTCCCTGGCCATCAGCCAAAGGATACTTAATATGGTAAAGTGCACCCAAAGCCTCTTCATGTTCAACTTCCAGATCTGCCAAAGCAGTATGACATCTGGGACACCAATTGATAATATAATCGCCCTGGTAAATTAAACCCTCTTCATAAAGACGGACAAAGACTTCGCGCACGGCCCTGGATAATCCTTCATCCATGGTAAAGCGCAGCCTTGACCAGTCCACAGAGGCACCAATACGCCGAATCTGATTTAAAATCTTATTTCCATACTCCTCTTTCCACTCCCACACACGTTCAATAAACTTTTCCCGTCCTAAGGACTGTCTGGTCTTACCCTCGGCGGCCAGGGCCCTTTCCACCACGTTCTGCGTGGCGATTCCAGCATGGTCGGTGCCTGGCACCCAAAGTACATCATAACCAAGCTGGCGGTGAAAACGGCACAATATATCCTGCAAAGTCAGGTTCAGGGCATGGCCCATGTGCAGGGTCCCGGTTACATTTGGCGGAGGAATAACTATGGCATAAGGCTTTTTAACCTTGTCAACATCCGGACTAAAACTCTTATTCTCTTCCCAAAACTCAAGCCACTTTTCTTCCACACCTTTTGGATCGTATCCTTTAGGCAATTCTTGTGCACCCATATCTATCTCCATGGAATAGTTAACTGGTGGAATGATTGATTAATTATTTATTTTGTTTACTTAAGCGATTGGTGGTTGAGAGTTAACCAGTCAAACAGTAAACTAATAAACCAATTTACAAACTATACAAATCCAATATTGCCCTGTCCATAAAAAATCAAGCCTGCTACAGGGCAAACGCATCTGATTTTTAAGAGAAAACCTCGCGCCAAGCCGCCAAGTCGCCAAGGAAAATAAAGGCTTTTGTTCGGCTTAAGGGCACAAGCCGAACAAAAGCTTCCCGGCCCTTTGGGCCGATGTTTGATGTGCACTAAGGATCTGTTAGATATATAAATTTTTGAATTCAGCCTAGGTTAATCCATTTATCCTGGCCTAAAAGGCCAGTAAGTCAGGTCTGTCAGCGTCTTGCTGACAGACCTGACGCTTTCGCTATTTCTACCCTTGGCGTCTTTGCGTCTTGGCGCGAGAATTTTTTGCGATTTAAGTGCGTTTGCCCTGAAACCAGATAAGCTACAGGTTTACAGGTTGAATGAATCACGGTTAATGGATAACGAATCTCCAATGAAACATAGAACAGAAAAACTTTTCATCCTCTGGGATGAATCCCATTTATGGGGGATTCTTCTCTGGCGCGCCTTAAACTTCTGGCGAGTGCCCATCCAGGTTGTAACCGCCTGCCAGATTCAAAGAGGAATTTTGGCTCAAGAAAATCCCCTGGCTCTTCTCGTCCCAGGCGGATGGGCCAGGCTAAAATCCCAAAACCTAGGAGTTGATGGAAGAAAAAATATCCGCAAATTTATTCAAAACGGAGGGAAATACCTGGGTTTTTGTGGAGGAGCAGGGTTGGCACTCAAATCAAGTGGCCCAGATCCAGCCAATAAAGGCAAAAGACGCGCTGTGCCCCTGCTTGATCTCTGTTCATGGGGCCGCAAACCAATGTCTAAGAGACTGCCGAATTTTAGCGGTCATATTTTGTGTCAGGTAGAATTAAAGAACAATAACCTTATTTCCCAAATGGCTTTGCCTGTCTGGTGGCCGTCACAATTTGCACCGAATGACGATCCCACGGTGCAAATCTTGGCCTCATATCTTGAACCGGAAAAAGATTTCTGGGTAACTGACCTCAATTTAAGTGCCCTTGAACCACAGGAACTTCGTAAATGGGAGAAAGTCTATAAAATCAGTTTAAATCCCGCCCTTATCCAGGGTGAACCATGCCTCATCCAAGGCAGATTCGGCCAAGGAGAGTATATTTTAAGCTATGCGCACCTTGAAACTCCTAACTCTCCGTCTGCCAACAAGCTTCTTTGGACCATTCTCTCCACCTGGCTGAAGAAAAAAGAAGATGGAAAGTTAAGAAGATGGGGAGATAAGAAGAAGGTAAAAGGTTGGGGCAATTATGTTCAACCAGCTCTCCCAGAGTGGGATGTGCAGAATCCAGCCATTGTCTGGGAAGACAAGGACCTTTTTGAGCTATGGAAAAGGGTAGAAAGCATAATTGACTTTGGCCAAAAGCATTTTCTTCTTTCCTGGCGCAGACCCTGGCTTCTTTCATGGCGTAGAGGTATCCCCGGTTCCCACATCAATTTTATTTACGCCATGCTTTCCTTTATCTTAAGCGTAAGACCTAAATCAAAAACGCTTGCTTTGTGGAAAAAAAATAAAGACCAGCTTACTTATCTAACAGATAAATTCTGCATACGCCTCAAACCTTATCTTCTGGCAGAAAGGTTGGCCCTAACCAGCAGCCCATCCTCACCTGAAACAAGCTCGAAAGCCGGTCTTCAACAAGACAAAATCGAACTCTTTGGCACCTTTCCTGGCTATGGCGGCCTTTATGGCCAGATTATAAATATTCTGGACCAGCTTATCTTGAGCAGCCTAAGGGAGTAGGTGAGTAGTTAAATAGTTGAGTGGTTGAGTAGGGAAGTGGTTAAGTAGGTGAGGCTTGCGGACCAGCAGGGCATCGAAGCCACCCCAAAATTTTCACGACGCACAAGCTGAATATCGATAAGCAAAATGTCCAGTTGTCCAAAGAGCCCGCAAACAAGCTATAGATGGGGCAAGTCTTTGTGCGCACCGCCAGAAAAGAACCCCCGAAATATTTATATTTGTTATGGATTGTAACCTTTCAGCTAAATTCTGGAGAGAATCTCTTTTAAAATCTGCCTGGCTCGCTGCTCATCCCCCAATACGCCGACCCGGATAGTTATTTCACAAGAATATTGGGTTAAGGCCTCTATGGTGATCCAAACATTGGTGTCGTCCAAATATCTGGACCTAAGTTGAGCAGCGTCCTTGCCTCTTTCGGCCTTTAGTATAGGCAGTCCCATCTTTTTCATGGCCGTGATACTGGCCTGATAGACTTTGTCCATGTCCTTATTCAAATGCTGAGTAAGCTTTCCTTTATACCAGATGGCCGCCCCGGCTCCGAGTCCACTTCCAACTACAAACAAGCAACTAAGCTGAGTCATCATTAAAAAAACACAGAAAAAACCTAAAATAAACTTTTTGAGCATAAGACAATCCTTTATTATTTTAAGTTTAATTCAAAGTTGTCAATAATTCCAAGTAGATATCAAATTTAACGGGCGCA
It encodes the following:
- a CDS encoding ComEA family DNA-binding protein, whose amino-acid sequence is MFRFLKALFVVALVWTLCIAPSFALAGEPVNINTATVEELISLPGIGPVIAERIIKYREKYPFRIKEDIMQVKGIGPVKCERLKSLITVE
- the cobA gene encoding uroporphyrinogen-III C-methyltransferase; this translates as MSKVYLLGAGPGDPGLLTIKAKNILEKADVVVYDYLANKEFLKFCRKDAEIIYVGKKGGDHTLPQDKINDLLVDRAKKGLVVARLKGGDPYVFGRGGEEAEELIEAGLDFEVVPGVTSAVAAPAYAGIPLTHRRYASSVSFITGHEDPDKPESAHNWQALASGTSTLVFFMGVKNLEYISTNLIQAGMRPDMPASLIHWGTTCRQRTLVSTIAEIADQARAKGFRPPSLLVVGEVVKLKDKLDWFEKLPLLGKGVVVTRAREQASVLVSKLEALGACCYEFPTIKIKPLDDYSHLREAITNLDFYQWIVFTSVNGVKFFWQQLRSMGYDARALGLTQVAAIGPATASALRERGIFADFIPDKYVAESVVEGLLKMGIKGKKVLIPRAKKAREVLPENLRRAGAEVDILPVYETVLSQESDANADVLLEQINEGKIQYITFTSSSTVENFFSLLDAEKLKPYVSAAEGGNGIKLACIGPITARTLQKYGFDAHIQPEEFTIDGLVKAIVE
- a CDS encoding ribonucleoside triphosphate reductase is translated as MPKQIKKRDGRLETWSVDRIAQAIFKALKASGIKDPLLAKRLAMKVENKLADLDIPEQEQVQDMVELVLMESRLYQAAKKYILYREKRREIRSQKEAFLDIKDTIDSYMNKSDWRVNENANMAHSFQGLMLHLSGSVQARYALEKYPEEIRLAHEHGYFHIHDLSFGLAGYCAGWSLRDLLLEGFNLEGRCSSGPAKHFDSALGQMVNFLGTLQNEWAGAQAFNNVDTYLAPFVRYDGLDYHQVKQAMQKFVFNLNTTSRWGGQSPFTNLTFDLVPPKHIAKEAVIIGGKLQNETYGDFVPEMEMINRAFLEVMLEGDYHGRIFSFPIPTYNVTPDFPWESEVGELLLKLTAKYGVPYFQNFINSDLNPEDVRSMCCRLQMDLRELRKRTGGLFGAGDLTGSIGVVTLNLPKLAFLAQGEEDFLDLIAEYAELAKDSLEFKRKLICDNMEKGLFPFSRRYLKNGLKGHFSTIGLVGGHEACMNLLGKGIETEAGMRLMERVLEHLRNLTVKFQEETGNLYNLEATPAEGTSYRLAKIDKALYNTIYTSGNGVPYYTNSTTLPVDITRDVFFALEHQNKLQPLYTGGTVFHTFLGEAVTDTGALRSFILKALSKTKLPYLSITPTFSVCKEHGYLQGEHFTCPKCGLDTEVYTRVVGYYRPVNLWNKGKQAEYRDRQVFELAV
- the purN gene encoding phosphoribosylglycinamide formyltransferase, whose translation is MALPIAVLISGSGSNLQSIIDKIEQKVLHAEIKVVISNKPDAYGLTRAKKHNLRTEVIEHQNFSSREDFDQAMVRVIKEAGAEAVILAGFMRILTPAFIQAFPNKILNIHPAILPSFPGVRVQAQAADYGVRFSGCTVHFVDEKMDNGPIIIQAVVPAYVSDDGQSLGQRILNWEHRIYPQAIEWLAQGRLKIVGRKVEVRDCPPVFVQADETAPAFVNPGLEPGF
- a CDS encoding valine--tRNA ligase, which produces MGAQELPKGYDPKGVEEKWLEFWEENKSFSPDVDKVKKPYAIVIPPPNVTGTLHMGHALNLTLQDILCRFHRQLGYDVLWVPGTDHAGIATQNVVERALAAEGKTRQSLGREKFIERVWEWKEEYGNKILNQIRRIGASVDWSRLRFTMDEGLSRAVREVFVRLYEEGLIYQGDYIINWCPRCHTALADLEVEHEEALGALYHIKYPLADGQGEVIVATTRPETMLGDTGVAVHPEDERYSHLIGKEVILPLVQRKIPIIADSYVDREFGTGCLKITPAHDMNDFELGKKHNLDVIQVIDDEGRMNEQAGPEFAGLDRFECRKKVVQMLEEQGFLVKKEDLQHSVGHCYRCRAVIEPYVSRQWFVKIGPLAKEARQAVVDSRTKIFPDHWTKTYFEWLDNIRDWCISRQIWWGHRIPAWTCEDCGHLIVAREDPTACPECKSDKLSQDEDVLDTWFSSALWPFSTLGWPDQTEELKKFYPTSVLVTGFDILFFWVARMMMMGLHFMKDVPFRHVYIHALVRDAQGQKMSKSKGNVIDPLLMMDKFGTDAFRFTLTAFAAMGRDIKMSEERIEGYRHFINKIWNAARFALMHLTEEEKIEFEPAKISESGGLTHQWILHRLEEVKEEVRKALEAYRFNDAAGVLYQFVWHEFCDWYLEMIKPELYGQDEEVKSLARGCLKQVLSEILVLLHPIIPFVTQEVWSYIPGQENPNLAREPFPESRPECLQPDVVERMEFLQQVVVSVRNIRSELGIGPSQKLKLYVRVEGEDRDFLLGQKSLIMHLARLESMQAEPDLTPPPGAASNVVKGHELYVPVKDLVDIESELARLDKELKKINKELEFVSRKLSNEGFVNKAPAHVVDKEKRKLNEFEEKKVKLEKLRERLAGLK
- a CDS encoding anaerobic ribonucleoside-triphosphate reductase activating protein gives rise to the protein MIFSARGCRGNIYFILKILKILNFKPRYPKFIFGMSDKNNSCVSPWVALRGYEPLSLCDWPGKVTAVLFFGGCNLRCPTCHNARLAWEPQSLPQLDRGMVLERIDHDKTWLDGLVVSGGEPTILAGLEQVLTTLRVFNLPVKLDTNGLRPDVVKLVLEKDLVRMVAVDVKGPWGKYPQLTGNKVSSQKAQKCLEAIFDMAKKWPNRFIFRCTRVPSLTEDDMHEVQTYLPKGFELVEQTFVNVE